In one window of Helianthus annuus cultivar XRQ/B chromosome 17, HanXRQr2.0-SUNRISE, whole genome shotgun sequence DNA:
- the LOC110924256 gene encoding uncharacterized protein LOC110924256, which produces MLRAAVGNGESIRFRIDVWCGEMAFKDKFPNLFKIKINKVVLVSERLQSVKEGTVCWKIRSANMSQVLQNELDICISFLAEVLIVDSQDKWVWSDDDSDMFSVISAKKWLQQETSNSAVGRLEWCKWIPAKVNIFVWRAKMDRIATISALERRNIMIPSRGCVFCEYSPETTDHLFSGCFFSNGIWLAIESWCRIPNVFAFSIRDLVNLHNSVGFKGIKKVAFQGIIYIALWSIWRARNDRVFADKRLKVMEVMAEIKSLSFLWFRCRYNTIRILLSGNLGVTLI; this is translated from the coding sequence ATGTTGAGGGCTGCAGTGGGAAATGGTGAATCTATACGGTTTCGGATTGATGTTTGGTGTGGAGAGATGGCATTTAAAGATAAATTCCCCAATCTGTTTAAAATCAAAATAAACAAAGTTGTTCTTGTTTCTGAGCGGCTGCAGTCTGTTAAGGAAGGGACGGTATGCTGGAAAATTAGAAGTGCTAATATGTCTCAAGTTCTACAGAATGAATTGGACATATGCATAAGTTTTTTAGCTGAGGTTCTGATCGTTGATTCGCAAGACAAATGGGTCTGGTCAGATGATGACTCAGACATGTTTTCGGTGATTTCAGCAAAGAAGTGGTTGCAGCAGGAGACGAGTAACAGTGCAGTGGGCAGGTTAGAATGGTGTAAGTGGATCCCGGCAAAGGTCAATATTTTTGTTTGGAGGGCTAAGATGGATAGGATTGCTACCATTTCGGCGTTGGAAAGAAGGAACATTATGATCCCTTCACGGGGTTGTGTGTTTTGTGAATATAGTCCGGAGACGACAGATCATTTGTTTTCGGGTTGTTTCTTTTCGAATGGTATTTGGTTGGCTATAGAATCATGGTGCCGAATTCCAAATGTTTTTGCTTTTTCCATCCGTGATTTAGTCAATCTTCATAATTCGGTTGGATTCAAGGGTATCAAGAAAGTGGCGTTTCAAGGTATTATATATATAGCTTTGTGGAGTATTTGGCGAGCTAGAAATGACCGGGTTTTTGCGGATAAACGCCTAAAGGTTATGGAAGTGATGGCCGAGATAAAATCGTTGAGTTTTCTTTGGTTTCGATGTAGATACAATACAATAAGGATACTATTGAGTGGAAATCTTGGTGTAACTTTGATATGA
- the LOC110922497 gene encoding uncharacterized protein LOC110922497, with the protein MPAGWIKSLQCKQRAVNDVVESHHVRLLPASSSCRKSSQSLKDVVETKSVKKASLKPTVELPERVNKHPGSRKPENITRVRSSNASSNLRRHSRPPESYIPALTDLPVGHPSRNVVEIIFHTSWSPKVFSGRIEMVFKVQNSGRVVTRFEEYRELVKSGSGSMGNSGSGQPGSGDDHARCVADGNEVMRFQCLGSTAGSGYETDDSGSWSFQWGKGAALCTFSGSGAAHESAGGGRGRKAMLVCRVIAGRVRKHGFESGYGGRVGYDSVSGENGELLVFDSRAVLPCFLIIYNL; encoded by the coding sequence ATGCCGGCAGGGTGGATAAAGTCGTTACAATGCAAACAAAGAGCTGTAAACGACGTCGTTGAGAGTCATCATGTTCGTCTTCTTCCGGCTTCTTCAAGTTGTAGAAAGAGTTCTCAAAGCCTTAAAGATGTCGTTGAAACTAAAAGTGTCAAGAAAGCGTCGCTAAAGCCAACAGTTGAGCTACCGGAGAGGGTAAATAAGCATCCCGGGTCAAGAAAACCCGAAAATATAACCCGGGTCAGAAGTAGTAATGCGTCATCTAATCTCCGGCGACATTCACGGCCGCCGGAGTCTTATATTCCGGCGTTGACTGACCTGCCGGTGGGCCACCCGTCTCGAAATGTGGTGGAGATAATATTTCATACAAGTTGGTCTCCCAAGGTTTTTTCGGGTCGGATAGAGATGGTTTTTAAAGTTCAGAATTCGGGTCGGGTCGTGACCCGGTTTGAGGAGTATAGAGAGTTGGTAAAGTCCGGATCCGGGTCAATGGGTAATTCCGGGTCGGGTCAGCCCGGGTCCGGGGATGACCATGCGCGGTGTGTTGCGGATGGGAATGAAGTGATGAGGTTTCAATGCCTGGGGTCGACCGCGGGCAGCGGGTATGAGACCGACGACAGCGGTTCCTGGTCGTTTCAGTGGGGTAAGGGGGCGGCGTTGTGTACGTTTTCGGGCAGCGGGGCAGCGCATGAGAGTGCGGGTGGTGGTAGAGGGCGGAAAGCAATGCTTGTTTGTCGGGTCATTGCGGGTCGGGTCAGGAAGCATGGGTTCGAGTCGGGTTATGGTGGAAGAGTTGGGTATGACTCAGTGAGTGGTGAAAATGGTGAGTTGCTTGTGTTTGATTCTCGTGCGGTGTTGCCTTGTTTTCTTATTATCTATAACTTGTAA